A region from the Acidobacteriota bacterium genome encodes:
- a CDS encoding glycosyltransferase, producing the protein MQTRRDEIAIELDALAARERELRLALDANLASIKAIRATWIYRITHVVRLVVPRRGAAQTLGADLSLPSEPLRPDGDGQPGSDAAPQRDESPERVLARRRAALSRLEEEASRVHLQLHHLILSRPRRAWIRLRANMVFATHPSWTLGALWRLICSRGLAGGIGTALHRFFWTTDLFRFHPLEDQRTDQPHAGDAIRWLPPVRISHQTRHALFMHPTSAVSFRFAPQAGSRVIADCGLLPIVWANNRGGVVFALDVEVPSLDWRTTRSLRINPGERFADRRWRRVAVQLPPGALPEVVVGFATTLPAGVSGANAWAVWGEPRIEWRRTLADRWRSIRAFGVRIRRSGLIGTLRQIRDLQSADEHTARYRRWIAINTPMETDLAQMAAAVAGFGIRPRISVITPVYNTDPRWLRACVESVRGQVYPDWELCLADDGSTRHGTLRVLKEYEALGDSRIHVVHCARNGGISAASNAALDVATGEFFALLDHDDELAPEALYEVARFLNEVPDADWIYSDEDKLDAAGERCDPYFKPDWSPEHFRSTMYTCHLMVLRASLVRDVGGFRSRCDGAQDYDLALRVSERSERIHHIPKMLYRWRKLPESTASSGTAKNWASDAGERALQDHVARCGLDATVVPGPANGLYRVRHRIAGKPLVSIIIPTTGRTRDVEGPQISVLECIQSIVRKSTYDRYELVIADDSSLPEATEAFLEAVPHTRVHHPVEGAFNYPRKLNAAVRESHGSHLLLFNDDIEVITPEWIEAMLEFSQQDAIGAVGPKLLYPDGRIQHIGVVMGVCGLAAHAFHGHAGSSTGYGSSALIIKNYSAVTAACMMTRRDLYERMNGFDERFALDFNDVDYCMRLRRAGYRIVFTPHAELCHVESATAPARTWKSSDLELMRTTWADVCERDPYYNPHLTRDFPDYRVRI; encoded by the coding sequence GTGCAGACTCGCCGCGACGAGATCGCAATTGAACTCGATGCCCTGGCGGCGCGCGAACGCGAATTGCGCCTGGCACTGGACGCGAATCTCGCCAGTATCAAGGCTATCAGGGCCACCTGGATCTACCGGATCACACACGTCGTGCGGCTGGTCGTTCCGCGCCGCGGAGCGGCTCAGACACTCGGGGCCGACCTGTCTCTGCCATCGGAACCGCTGCGGCCAGACGGGGATGGGCAGCCCGGGTCCGACGCCGCGCCCCAACGCGACGAATCGCCGGAACGCGTGCTGGCAAGGCGGCGAGCGGCACTGTCCCGCCTTGAGGAAGAGGCCAGCCGGGTTCACCTGCAACTGCATCACCTGATCCTCTCGCGCCCCCGGCGGGCGTGGATCCGGTTGCGCGCCAACATGGTCTTTGCCACCCACCCGTCATGGACCCTTGGCGCCCTGTGGCGGTTGATCTGCAGTCGCGGCCTGGCCGGCGGGATTGGCACGGCCCTGCATCGGTTCTTCTGGACCACCGATCTGTTTCGCTTCCATCCCTTGGAGGATCAACGAACCGATCAGCCTCACGCCGGTGACGCGATTCGGTGGCTGCCCCCGGTTCGGATCAGCCACCAGACCCGCCACGCGCTGTTCATGCACCCCACGTCGGCGGTCTCGTTCCGGTTTGCTCCTCAGGCCGGCTCGCGCGTGATCGCCGACTGCGGCCTGCTGCCGATCGTGTGGGCGAACAACCGGGGCGGCGTGGTGTTTGCGCTCGATGTCGAGGTCCCCTCGCTCGACTGGCGGACCACGCGTTCGCTTCGCATCAATCCCGGCGAACGGTTCGCCGATCGCCGCTGGCGCCGCGTGGCCGTGCAGTTGCCGCCGGGTGCACTCCCAGAGGTCGTCGTGGGTTTCGCGACGACGCTGCCTGCGGGAGTATCCGGGGCCAACGCGTGGGCCGTCTGGGGTGAGCCGCGGATCGAATGGCGGCGGACGTTGGCCGACAGGTGGCGGTCGATTCGGGCGTTCGGTGTTCGAATCCGACGCTCGGGACTGATTGGGACGCTCCGGCAAATCAGAGATCTGCAGTCGGCCGACGAGCACACGGCGCGATACAGGCGCTGGATCGCGATCAACACGCCGATGGAGACTGATCTCGCACAGATGGCTGCCGCGGTGGCGGGGTTTGGCATTCGCCCGCGGATCAGTGTGATCACGCCTGTCTACAACACGGATCCGAGGTGGCTGCGCGCCTGCGTCGAATCGGTGCGCGGCCAGGTGTACCCCGACTGGGAGCTGTGCCTGGCCGACGACGGATCGACCAGGCACGGGACTCTTCGTGTTCTGAAGGAGTACGAAGCGCTAGGCGATTCGCGGATCCATGTCGTCCACTGCGCGAGAAACGGCGGCATCTCCGCCGCGTCAAACGCGGCGCTCGATGTGGCAACCGGCGAGTTCTTCGCCCTGCTCGATCACGACGACGAACTGGCGCCGGAAGCGCTGTATGAGGTGGCCCGCTTCCTCAACGAGGTTCCGGACGCTGACTGGATCTACTCCGACGAAGACAAGCTCGACGCGGCCGGGGAGCGTTGCGACCCGTACTTCAAACCCGACTGGTCGCCCGAGCATTTCCGGTCAACGATGTACACCTGTCACCTGATGGTGCTGCGTGCCAGCCTGGTCAGGGACGTGGGCGGGTTCAGGTCACGTTGCGATGGTGCGCAGGACTACGACCTCGCGCTGCGCGTCAGTGAGCGCTCCGAGCGCATCCATCACATCCCGAAGATGCTCTACCGGTGGCGGAAGCTCCCCGAGTCGACCGCCTCGTCTGGCACCGCCAAGAACTGGGCTTCAGACGCCGGGGAACGGGCGCTGCAGGACCACGTGGCCCGCTGCGGGCTGGATGCCACCGTGGTGCCCGGCCCGGCGAACGGCCTGTACCGCGTGCGTCACAGAATCGCCGGCAAGCCGCTCGTCTCCATCATCATTCCGACCACCGGTCGTACGCGCGACGTCGAGGGACCTCAGATCAGCGTATTGGAATGCATCCAATCGATTGTGCGGAAGTCCACGTACGACCGCTACGAGCTCGTGATTGCCGATGACAGCAGCCTGCCGGAGGCGACCGAGGCGTTCCTGGAGGCGGTGCCGCACACGCGCGTGCATCATCCCGTCGAAGGCGCATTCAACTACCCCCGCAAGCTGAACGCTGCCGTGCGGGAGAGCCACGGCAGCCACCTTCTCCTGTTCAACGACGACATCGAGGTGATCACTCCCGAGTGGATCGAGGCGATGCTCGAGTTCTCCCAGCAGGATGCCATCGGCGCGGTCGGCCCCAAGCTGCTCTATCCGGACGGGCGAATTCAGCACATCGGCGTCGTGATGGGTGTGTGCGGGCTGGCCGCGCACGCGTTTCATGGCCACGCAGGGTCCTCCACCGGCTACGGGTCGAGTGCCCTCATCATCAAGAACTACTCGGCGGTCACGGCAGCGTGCATGATGACGCGCCGCGACCTGTATGAGCGGATGAACGGGTTTGACGAGCGTTTCGCGCTTGATTTCAACGATGTCGACTACTGCATGCGCCTTCGTCGGGCCGGGTACAGAATCGTGTTCACGCCACACGCGGAGTTGTGCCATGTCGAATCCGCGACGGCTCCGGCTCGGACCTGGAAATCCAGCGACCTCGAGCTGATGAGGACGACGTGGGCCGATGTCTGCGAACGTGATCCCTATTACAATCCCCATCTGACGCGCGACTTCCCCGACTATCGCGTCAGGATATGA
- a CDS encoding ABC transporter ATP-binding protein, with the protein MDTAIIAEGLSKRFFLRHNRAGELKVRFLGVFHANKREMVEEFWALRDVSLSIGRGETVGVVGRNGSGKSTFLKLVAGLYQPTAGRLLVARAARIGTMIELGVGFHGELSGRENVFLNASINGLSRGETEALYPAIVAYSGLEHFMDVPIKNYSSGMHMRIGFAIAANLDPDILLLDEIFAVGDADFQQQCIHTVRDFRARGKTILFVSHSPEAVRAICDRVLVLDHGRLLYDGAVDGGLACYADLAATPIR; encoded by the coding sequence ATGGACACGGCCATCATCGCCGAAGGTCTGTCCAAACGGTTCTTTCTGCGCCACAACCGGGCCGGCGAACTGAAAGTCCGGTTTCTGGGCGTGTTTCACGCGAACAAGCGGGAGATGGTCGAAGAGTTCTGGGCGCTCCGGGATGTGTCGCTGTCGATTGGCCGGGGCGAGACGGTCGGCGTGGTCGGACGAAACGGTTCGGGAAAGAGCACGTTTCTGAAGCTCGTCGCCGGGCTGTACCAGCCCACCGCAGGGCGCCTGCTGGTGGCCCGCGCCGCCCGGATCGGCACGATGATCGAACTCGGAGTCGGCTTTCATGGTGAGCTGAGCGGACGCGAGAATGTGTTTCTGAATGCCTCGATCAACGGCCTGTCGCGGGGCGAGACCGAGGCCCTCTATCCCGCGATCGTCGCGTACTCGGGGCTCGAGCACTTCATGGACGTGCCAATCAAGAACTACTCGTCGGGCATGCACATGCGGATCGGCTTTGCCATCGCCGCCAATCTCGATCCGGACATTCTGCTGCTCGACGAGATTTTCGCGGTGGGCGATGCGGACTTTCAGCAGCAGTGCATCCATACCGTGAGGGACTTCAGGGCACGCGGCAAGACGATCCTGTTCGTTTCGCATTCGCCCGAGGCGGTACGGGCGATCTGCGACCGGGTGCTCGTCCTCGACCATGGACGGCTGTTGTATGATGGCGCGGTCGATGGGGGACTTGCCTGCTACGCGGACCTCGCGGCCACGCCGATCCGATGA
- a CDS encoding Ig-like domain-containing protein, translating into MRDLVTCRRVVRIATIAVALSSFLACGERVKNPDNELPQGVVDTPKAGDVLKPGKTLVGGWAVDDSGVSEIRIYFDGHYKTSVRLGVPRPDVARAMPRYARRGDIYGWNVEVDFGIGPGPHTILVQAIDDSGATRDIGVVPVTVPQ; encoded by the coding sequence ATGAGAGATCTGGTGACTTGTCGGCGCGTCGTTCGCATCGCGACCATCGCCGTCGCTCTCTCCTCGTTCCTCGCCTGCGGAGAACGGGTGAAGAACCCGGACAACGAGTTGCCACAGGGCGTCGTCGATACGCCCAAGGCGGGCGACGTGCTCAAACCTGGAAAGACCCTGGTGGGCGGCTGGGCCGTCGACGACTCGGGGGTCTCCGAGATCCGGATCTACTTTGACGGCCACTACAAGACGAGCGTGCGGCTCGGCGTGCCCCGGCCGGATGTCGCCAGAGCGATGCCCCGGTACGCGCGACGCGGCGACATCTATGGCTGGAACGTCGAGGTGGATTTTGGCATCGGTCCGGGCCCTCACACGATTCTCGTGCAGGCCATCGACGACAGCGGCGCGACCAGGGACATCGGGGTCGTCCCGGTCACCGTGCCTCAGTAG
- a CDS encoding ABC transporter permease, whose translation MMDRATERPSIGSTIAGLIRYRELLKNLVLKDLKLKYRGSVLGFLWSLVNPLMMIGVYAVAFTYILRTSVEGFVFFLLLGILPWSFFASSATMSTGAIIDSGSLMRSVRFPPAILPIATVLFNLAQYLLTIVVFLPLMLLVYRVPPSGPMLLYPVFLGLQVMFTVGVALLLAAGTAYFRDIRHLLDIALSILFWLTPIVYPLARVSEGLRALILLTPLSPFIVAYQQIFYYRQWPGTRVWMIATVYAFGTLWAGVRVFLAVEDRLSERL comes from the coding sequence ATGATGGACCGCGCGACCGAGCGCCCGAGCATCGGGAGCACGATTGCGGGATTGATACGCTATCGGGAACTGCTGAAGAACCTGGTCCTGAAGGACCTGAAGCTCAAGTACCGCGGATCGGTGCTCGGATTCCTCTGGTCGCTCGTCAATCCGCTTATGATGATCGGCGTGTACGCCGTCGCGTTCACGTACATCCTGCGCACCAGCGTCGAGGGATTCGTGTTCTTCCTGCTCCTGGGAATCCTGCCGTGGAGCTTCTTCGCCAGCTCGGCCACGATGTCCACCGGCGCCATCATCGACAGCGGCAGCCTGATGAGAAGCGTCAGGTTCCCGCCGGCGATCCTGCCGATCGCGACAGTGCTTTTCAACCTGGCGCAGTACCTGCTGACGATCGTCGTGTTCCTACCGCTGATGCTGCTGGTGTACCGGGTGCCGCCATCAGGTCCGATGTTGCTGTACCCCGTCTTCCTCGGCCTGCAGGTGATGTTCACCGTGGGGGTCGCGCTGCTGCTCGCCGCGGGAACGGCGTATTTCCGGGACATCCGGCATCTGCTTGACATCGCCCTCTCGATTCTCTTCTGGCTGACACCGATTGTGTACCCCCTGGCCCGGGTGTCAGAAGGGTTGCGGGCATTGATCCTGTTGACGCCCCTGTCGCCGTTCATCGTCGCCTACCAGCAGATCTTCTACTACCGCCAGTGGCCTGGCACCCGGGTCTGGATGATCGCCACCGTGTACGCGTTCGGCACCCTGTGGGCGGGTGTGCGGGTATTTCTGGCGGTCGAAGACCGGCTGTCGGAGCGACTCTGA